Genomic DNA from Streptomyces sp. NBC_01571:
CGGGGCCGGGCGGCACCCCGTCCTCCCACAGGACCCAGTCGGGCCGGGTGCGGTGGATGGCGCGGGTGGTGATCCCCTCGTAGCCCCCGTAGTCCCACTCGTGCAGATCGGGGTCGGTCACCGGTCCGGTCAGGCCCGCGAGTTCCGCGGTCCGTACCGCCCGGTCGAGGGGGCTGGTGAACACCTGCGCGAAGGACTGCCCGGCGAAGAGCGGCGCGAGGGACTTGGCCTGTTCCTCGCCGTGCTGGGTGAGCGGCAGATCGGTCCAGCTGGTGTGCTGGCCCGTCAGGGTCCACTCGGTCTCGCCGTGGCGGACGAGTATGAGATCGCCCATGACCCGGCCTACTCCGCGGACTCGACGGCGTGGCCGCCGAACTGGTTGCGCAGTGCCGCGACCATCTTCATCTGCGGCGAGTCGTCCTGGCGCGAGGCGAACCGTGCGAACAGCGACGCGGTGATCGCGGGCAGCGGTACCGCGTGGTCGATGGCCGCCTCGACGGTCCAGCGGCCCTCGCCGGAGTCGTCCGCGTAGCCGCGCAGCTTGTCCAGGTGCTCGTCGTCGTCCAGGGCGTTGACGGCCAGGTCCAGCAGCCAGGAACGGATGACCGTGCCCTCCTGCCAGGAACGGAAGACCTCGCGCACGTCGGTGACGGAGTGGACCTTCTCCAGGAGCTCCCAGCCCTCGGCGTAGGCCTGCATCATGGCGTACTCGATGCCGTTGTGGACCATCTTGGAGAAGTGGCCGGCGCCGACCTTGCCGGCGTGCACGAAGCCGGAGTCGCCCTCGGGCTTGAGCGCGTCGAAGACGGGCTGGACCCTGGCGACGTTCTCCGCGTCGCCGCCGACCATCAGCGCGTAGCCGTTCTGCAGGCCCCAGACGCCGCCGGAGACGCCGGCGTCGACGAAGCCGATGCCCTTGGCGGCCAGTTCCCCGGCGTGCTTCTCGTCGTCCGTCCAGCGGGAGTTGCCGCCGTCGACGACGGTGTCACCGGGCTCCAGCAGGTCGCCGAGCTGGTCGATGGTGGACTGGGTCGCGGCACCGGCCGGCACCATCACCCACACCACACGCGGGGCTTCGAGCGCGCCCACCAGCTCTTCGAGGCTGTGGACGTCGGCGAGTTCCGGATTGCGGTCGTATCCGATGACGGTGTGGCCTGCGCGGCGGATCCGCTCGCGCATGTTGCCGCCCATCTTGCCGAGGCCGATCAGCCCCAGTTGCATCGCGGTCATGTCAGTTCACTTCTTCCGGAGAGTGCGGTACGCGGCCACGAGGGAGGCGGTGGAGGGGTCGAGGCCGGGTACCTCGGTGCCGTCGGTGAGTGCGGGTTCGATGCGTTTGGCGAGGACCTTGCCGAGTTCGACGCC
This window encodes:
- a CDS encoding histidine phosphatase family protein; the encoded protein is MGDLILVRHGETEWTLTGQHTSWTDLPLTQHGEEQAKSLAPLFAGQSFAQVFTSPLDRAVRTAELAGLTGPVTDPDLHEWDYGGYEGITTRAIHRTRPDWVLWEDGVPPGPDGHPGESPQEVGERADRVLSRVDAALCNHPGDVVLVAHAHFLRVLTARRLGLPADAGRLFQLSTGTVSRLSTEHGHPVIAEWNATGTSAPVR
- the gnd gene encoding phosphogluconate dehydrogenase (NAD(+)-dependent, decarboxylating), which translates into the protein MQLGLIGLGKMGGNMRERIRRAGHTVIGYDRNPELADVHSLEELVGALEAPRVVWVMVPAGAATQSTIDQLGDLLEPGDTVVDGGNSRWTDDEKHAGELAAKGIGFVDAGVSGGVWGLQNGYALMVGGDAENVARVQPVFDALKPEGDSGFVHAGKVGAGHFSKMVHNGIEYAMMQAYAEGWELLEKVHSVTDVREVFRSWQEGTVIRSWLLDLAVNALDDDEHLDKLRGYADDSGEGRWTVEAAIDHAVPLPAITASLFARFASRQDDSPQMKMVAALRNQFGGHAVESAE